One Xyrauchen texanus isolate HMW12.3.18 chromosome 44, RBS_HiC_50CHRs, whole genome shotgun sequence DNA segment encodes these proteins:
- the LOC127636330 gene encoding C3a anaphylatoxin chemotactic receptor-like produces KVIPQIFFCLTILLGVPGNVFVVYIAGMKMKRTVNTIWFLNLAIADLLCCFSTLFFVVGYFIGNYCPLGSVMCKIVPLVAFVTMFASVFILSLISLDRFTQVITPVWAKNHRSLLLSRLSCVAAWILSIALNVPFMKLMFDYDYFETYRKFTIIRFVFGFLIPLICIVTCYGFITRKLGRSRFHSGRAFRIMSAVIVAYFLCWLPYHIVYLIRMFGVNESVMMAIRLFPLVVSLAYFNSCLNPVLYFFIGQDIKEKFKLSLKLKHVFERAFSEEEIQISQSTETQQIQSL; encoded by the coding sequence AAAGTGATTCCTCAGATCTTCTTCTGCCTGACGATTCTCCTCGGAGTTCCAGGAAATGTCTTTGTTGTGTACATTGCTGGAATGAAGATGAAGAGGACCGTTAATACGATATGGTTCCTAAATCTAGCGATTGCAGACCTCCTGTGCTGCTTTTCTACACTGTTCTTTGTGGTAGGGTACTTTATTGGCAATTACTGTCCATTAGGATCTGTCATGTGCAAGATTGTTCCATTGGTTGCATTTGTCACCATGTTTGCGAGTGTCTTCATCTTGAGTTTGATTAGTCTGGATCGGTTTACACAGGTGATCACTCCAGTTTGGGCTAAAAATCATCGAAGTCTGTTGCTTTCGCGACTGTCCTGTGTAGCGGCCTGGATCCTGTCTATAGCTCTTAATGTGCCCTTTATGAAGTTAATGTTTGATTATGATTACTTTGAAACATATAGAAAGTTTACTATCATCAGGTTTGTGTTTGGATTCTTGATTCCTCTCATATGCATCGTCACATGTTATGGATTCATCACACGAAAGTTAGGCAGGAGTCGTTTTCACTCTGGACGAGCGTTTCGCATCATGTCGGCTGTTATTGTGGCATATTTTCTGTGTTGGCTGCCGTATCACATTGTGTATTTGATCAGGATGTTTGGTGTGAATGAAAGTGTCATGATGGCCATTAGACTTTTCCCATTGGTCGTCTCTTTGGCGTATTTCAACAGCTGTCTGAATCCAGTTCTGTATTTTTTCATAGGGCAGGATATTAAGGAGAAGTTTAAACTTTCATTAaagttaaaacatgtttttgaaagaGCTTTCTCTGAGGAGGAGATACAAATATCACAATCCACCGAGACACAACAAATACAATCATTGTAG